A genomic window from Carassius auratus strain Wakin chromosome 45, ASM336829v1, whole genome shotgun sequence includes:
- the LOC113062883 gene encoding suppressor of tumorigenicity 7 protein homolog isoform X4 yields the protein MQQEDQHLARLVVLCVDDPCCVAARPTPRLPSLSFSITAPGSAMFGTESSLSMFLNTLTPKFYVALTGTSSLISGLILIFEWWYFRKYGTSFIEQVSVSHLRPLLGGVDNSSPNSSSSSNGDTDSSRQSVSECKVWRNPLNLFRGAEYNRYTWVTGREPLTYYDMNLSAQDHQTFFTCDSDHLRPADAIMQKAWRERNPQARITAAHEALELEDCATAYILLAEEEATTIVEAEKLFKQALKIGESCYRRSQQLQHHGAQYEAQHRRDTNVLVYIKRRLAMCSRKLGRTREAVKMMRDLMKEFPLLSMFNIHENLLESLLELQNYADVQAVLAKYDDISLPKSATICYTAALLKARAVSDKFSPEAASRRGLSTAEMNAVEAIHRAVEFNPHVPKYLLEMKSLILPPEHILKRGDSEAIAYTFFHLQHWKRVEGALNLLHCTWEGTFRMIPYPLEKGHLFYPYPVCTETADRELLPMFHEVSVYPKKELPFFILFTAGLCSFTAMLALLTHQFPELMGVFAKAFLSTLFAPLNFIMEKVESILPSSLWHQLTRI from the exons TGAGCATGTTCCTCAACACTCTGACCCCTAAGTTCTACGTGGCGCTGACGGGCACCTCATCCCTCATCTCTGGACTCATACTG ATCTTCGAGTGGTGGTACTTCAGGAAGTATGGGACGTCGTTCATCGAGCAGGTGTCTGTCAGTCATCTGCGTCCTCTGTTAGGTGGAGTAGATAACAGCTCGCCCAACAGCTCCAGCAGCAGTAACGGAGACACCGACTCCAGCCGACAGAGTGTGTCAG agtgtAAGGTTTGGCGAAATCCTCTCAATCTGTTCAGAGGAGCTGAATATAACCG GTACACGTGGGTGACGGGAAGAGAGCCGCTCACATACTACGACATGAATCTGTCGGCACAAGATCATCAGACCTTCTTCACCTGTGATTCTGATCACCTGCGGCCTGCAGACGCCA taatGCAGAAGGCCTGGAGAGAGAGGAATCCTCAGGCTCGGATCACAGCCGCTCATGAAGCTCTGGAGCTGGAGGA ttGTGCGACGGCGTATATTCTCCTCGCTGAGGAAGAGGCCACGACGATCGTGGAGGCAGAGAAACTCTTCAAACAAGCGCTGAAGATCGGAGAGAGCTGCTACCGGcgcagccaacaactacagcatcACGGAGCACAGTATGAAGCCCAGCACA gaAGAGACACAAACGTGTTAGTCTACATCAAGAGAAGACTGGCCATGTGCTCCAGAAAGCTCGGCCGCACACGAGAAGCTGTCAAGATGATGCGAGAC TTAATGAAGGAGTTTCCTCTGCTCAGCATGTTCAACATCCACGAGAACCTGCTGGAGTCTCTTCTGGAGCTGCAGAACTACGCAGACGTCCAGGCCGTGCTGGCCAAGTACGACG ACATCAGTTTGCCCAAGTCTGCGACCATCTGCTACACAGCAGCGCTGCTGAAGGCCAGAGCCGTGTCTGACAA GTTCTCTCCAGAAGCGGCGTCTCGCAGAGGTTTGAGCACAGCAGAAATGAACGCAGTAGAAGCCATACACAGAGCAGTGGAGTTCAACCCACACGTACCGAAA TACCTCTTAGAGATGAAGAGCTTGATTCTGCCTCCGGAGCACATCCTGAAGCGTGGAGACAGCGAGGCCATCGCCTACACCTTCTTCCACCTGCAGCACTGGAAGCGTGTGGAGGGAGCGCTCAACCTGCTGCACTGCACCTGGGAGGGAA CTTTCAGGATGATCCCGTATCCTCTGGAGAAAGGCCACCTCTTCTATCCGTATCCAGTCTGTACAGAGACCGCGGACAGAGAACTGCTACCAA tgTTCCACGAGGTGTCAGTGTATCCCAAGAAGGAGCTGCCGTTCTTCATCCTGTTCACGGCGGGTCTCTGCTCGTTCACAGCGATGCTGGCGCTCCTCACGCATCAGTTCCCGGAGCTCATGGGAGTGTTCGCTAAAGCC TTCCTGAGCACCCTGTTCGCTCCGCTGAACTTCATCATGGAGAAGGTGGAGAGTATTCTTCCCTCGAGTCTGTGGCACCAGCTCACGCGGATCTGA
- the LOC113062883 gene encoding suppressor of tumorigenicity 7 protein homolog isoform X3 encodes MQQEDQHLARLVVLCVDDPCCVAARPTPRLPSLSFSITAPGSAMFGTESSLSMFLNTLTPKFYVALTGTSSLISGLILIFEWWYFRKYGTSFIEQVSVSHLRPLLGGVDNSSPNSSSSSNGDTDSSRQSVSECKVWRNPLNLFRGAEYNRYTWVTGREPLTYYDMNLSAQDHQTFFTCDSDHLRPADAIMQKAWRERNPQARITAAHEALELEDCATAYILLAEEEATTIVEAEKLFKQALKIGESCYRRSQQLQHHGAQYEAQHRRDTNVLVYIKRRLAMCSRKLGRTREAVKMMRDLMKEFPLLSMFNIHENLLESLLELQNYADVQAVLAKYDDISLPKSATICYTAALLKARAVSDKFSPEAASRRGLSTAEMNAVEAIHRAVEFNPHVPKYLLEMKSLILPPEHILKRGDSEAIAYTFFHLQHWKRVEGALNLLHCTWEGTFRMIPYPLEKGHLFYPYPVCTETADRELLPTVFHEVSVYPKKELPFFILFTAGLCSFTAMLALLTHQFPELMGVFAKAFLSTLFAPLNFIMEKVESILPSSLWHQLTRI; translated from the exons TGAGCATGTTCCTCAACACTCTGACCCCTAAGTTCTACGTGGCGCTGACGGGCACCTCATCCCTCATCTCTGGACTCATACTG ATCTTCGAGTGGTGGTACTTCAGGAAGTATGGGACGTCGTTCATCGAGCAGGTGTCTGTCAGTCATCTGCGTCCTCTGTTAGGTGGAGTAGATAACAGCTCGCCCAACAGCTCCAGCAGCAGTAACGGAGACACCGACTCCAGCCGACAGAGTGTGTCAG agtgtAAGGTTTGGCGAAATCCTCTCAATCTGTTCAGAGGAGCTGAATATAACCG GTACACGTGGGTGACGGGAAGAGAGCCGCTCACATACTACGACATGAATCTGTCGGCACAAGATCATCAGACCTTCTTCACCTGTGATTCTGATCACCTGCGGCCTGCAGACGCCA taatGCAGAAGGCCTGGAGAGAGAGGAATCCTCAGGCTCGGATCACAGCCGCTCATGAAGCTCTGGAGCTGGAGGA ttGTGCGACGGCGTATATTCTCCTCGCTGAGGAAGAGGCCACGACGATCGTGGAGGCAGAGAAACTCTTCAAACAAGCGCTGAAGATCGGAGAGAGCTGCTACCGGcgcagccaacaactacagcatcACGGAGCACAGTATGAAGCCCAGCACA gaAGAGACACAAACGTGTTAGTCTACATCAAGAGAAGACTGGCCATGTGCTCCAGAAAGCTCGGCCGCACACGAGAAGCTGTCAAGATGATGCGAGAC TTAATGAAGGAGTTTCCTCTGCTCAGCATGTTCAACATCCACGAGAACCTGCTGGAGTCTCTTCTGGAGCTGCAGAACTACGCAGACGTCCAGGCCGTGCTGGCCAAGTACGACG ACATCAGTTTGCCCAAGTCTGCGACCATCTGCTACACAGCAGCGCTGCTGAAGGCCAGAGCCGTGTCTGACAA GTTCTCTCCAGAAGCGGCGTCTCGCAGAGGTTTGAGCACAGCAGAAATGAACGCAGTAGAAGCCATACACAGAGCAGTGGAGTTCAACCCACACGTACCGAAA TACCTCTTAGAGATGAAGAGCTTGATTCTGCCTCCGGAGCACATCCTGAAGCGTGGAGACAGCGAGGCCATCGCCTACACCTTCTTCCACCTGCAGCACTGGAAGCGTGTGGAGGGAGCGCTCAACCTGCTGCACTGCACCTGGGAGGGAA CTTTCAGGATGATCCCGTATCCTCTGGAGAAAGGCCACCTCTTCTATCCGTATCCAGTCTGTACAGAGACCGCGGACAGAGAACTGCTACCAA cagtgTTCCACGAGGTGTCAGTGTATCCCAAGAAGGAGCTGCCGTTCTTCATCCTGTTCACGGCGGGTCTCTGCTCGTTCACAGCGATGCTGGCGCTCCTCACGCATCAGTTCCCGGAGCTCATGGGAGTGTTCGCTAAAGCC TTCCTGAGCACCCTGTTCGCTCCGCTGAACTTCATCATGGAGAAGGTGGAGAGTATTCTTCCCTCGAGTCTGTGGCACCAGCTCACGCGGATCTGA
- the LOC113062883 gene encoding suppressor of tumorigenicity 7 protein homolog isoform X1, translating into MQQEDQHLARLVVLCVDDPCCVAARPTPRLPSLSFSITAPGSAMFGTESSLSMFLNTLTPKFYVALTGTSSLISGLILIFEWWYFRKYGTSFIEQVSVSHLRPLLGGVDNSSPNSSSSSNGDTDSSRQSVSECKVWRNPLNLFRGAEYNRYTWVTGREPLTYYDMNLSAQDHQTFFTCDSDHLRPADAIMQKAWRERNPQARITAAHEALELEDCATAYILLAEEEATTIVEAEKLFKQALKIGESCYRRSQQLQHHGAQYEAQHRRDTNVLVYIKRRLAMCSRKLGRTREAVKMMRDLMKEFPLLSMFNIHENLLESLLELQNYADVQAVLAKYDDISLPKSATICYTAALLKARAVSDKFSPEAASRRGLSTAEMNAVEAIHRAVEFNPHVPKYLLEMKSLILPPEHILKRGDSEAIAYTFFHLQHWKRVEGALNLLHCTWEGNCTAFRMIPYPLEKGHLFYPYPVCTETADRELLPTVFHEVSVYPKKELPFFILFTAGLCSFTAMLALLTHQFPELMGVFAKAFLSTLFAPLNFIMEKVESILPSSLWHQLTRI; encoded by the exons TGAGCATGTTCCTCAACACTCTGACCCCTAAGTTCTACGTGGCGCTGACGGGCACCTCATCCCTCATCTCTGGACTCATACTG ATCTTCGAGTGGTGGTACTTCAGGAAGTATGGGACGTCGTTCATCGAGCAGGTGTCTGTCAGTCATCTGCGTCCTCTGTTAGGTGGAGTAGATAACAGCTCGCCCAACAGCTCCAGCAGCAGTAACGGAGACACCGACTCCAGCCGACAGAGTGTGTCAG agtgtAAGGTTTGGCGAAATCCTCTCAATCTGTTCAGAGGAGCTGAATATAACCG GTACACGTGGGTGACGGGAAGAGAGCCGCTCACATACTACGACATGAATCTGTCGGCACAAGATCATCAGACCTTCTTCACCTGTGATTCTGATCACCTGCGGCCTGCAGACGCCA taatGCAGAAGGCCTGGAGAGAGAGGAATCCTCAGGCTCGGATCACAGCCGCTCATGAAGCTCTGGAGCTGGAGGA ttGTGCGACGGCGTATATTCTCCTCGCTGAGGAAGAGGCCACGACGATCGTGGAGGCAGAGAAACTCTTCAAACAAGCGCTGAAGATCGGAGAGAGCTGCTACCGGcgcagccaacaactacagcatcACGGAGCACAGTATGAAGCCCAGCACA gaAGAGACACAAACGTGTTAGTCTACATCAAGAGAAGACTGGCCATGTGCTCCAGAAAGCTCGGCCGCACACGAGAAGCTGTCAAGATGATGCGAGAC TTAATGAAGGAGTTTCCTCTGCTCAGCATGTTCAACATCCACGAGAACCTGCTGGAGTCTCTTCTGGAGCTGCAGAACTACGCAGACGTCCAGGCCGTGCTGGCCAAGTACGACG ACATCAGTTTGCCCAAGTCTGCGACCATCTGCTACACAGCAGCGCTGCTGAAGGCCAGAGCCGTGTCTGACAA GTTCTCTCCAGAAGCGGCGTCTCGCAGAGGTTTGAGCACAGCAGAAATGAACGCAGTAGAAGCCATACACAGAGCAGTGGAGTTCAACCCACACGTACCGAAA TACCTCTTAGAGATGAAGAGCTTGATTCTGCCTCCGGAGCACATCCTGAAGCGTGGAGACAGCGAGGCCATCGCCTACACCTTCTTCCACCTGCAGCACTGGAAGCGTGTGGAGGGAGCGCTCAACCTGCTGCACTGCACCTGGGAGGGAA ATTGCACAGCTTTCAGGATGATCCCGTATCCTCTGGAGAAAGGCCACCTCTTCTATCCGTATCCAGTCTGTACAGAGACCGCGGACAGAGAACTGCTACCAA cagtgTTCCACGAGGTGTCAGTGTATCCCAAGAAGGAGCTGCCGTTCTTCATCCTGTTCACGGCGGGTCTCTGCTCGTTCACAGCGATGCTGGCGCTCCTCACGCATCAGTTCCCGGAGCTCATGGGAGTGTTCGCTAAAGCC TTCCTGAGCACCCTGTTCGCTCCGCTGAACTTCATCATGGAGAAGGTGGAGAGTATTCTTCCCTCGAGTCTGTGGCACCAGCTCACGCGGATCTGA
- the LOC113062883 gene encoding suppressor of tumorigenicity 7 protein homolog isoform X2, giving the protein MQQEDQHLARLVVLCVDDPCCVAARPTPRLPSLSFSITAPGSAMFGTESSLSMFLNTLTPKFYVALTGTSSLISGLILIFEWWYFRKYGTSFIEQVSVSHLRPLLGGVDNSSPNSSSSSNGDTDSSRQSVSECKVWRNPLNLFRGAEYNRYTWVTGREPLTYYDMNLSAQDHQTFFTCDSDHLRPADAIMQKAWRERNPQARITAAHEALELEDCATAYILLAEEEATTIVEAEKLFKQALKIGESCYRRSQQLQHHGAQYEAQHRRDTNVLVYIKRRLAMCSRKLGRTREAVKMMRDLMKEFPLLSMFNIHENLLESLLELQNYADVQAVLAKYDDISLPKSATICYTAALLKARAVSDKFSPEAASRRGLSTAEMNAVEAIHRAVEFNPHVPKYLLEMKSLILPPEHILKRGDSEAIAYTFFHLQHWKRVEGALNLLHCTWEGNCTAFRMIPYPLEKGHLFYPYPVCTETADRELLPMFHEVSVYPKKELPFFILFTAGLCSFTAMLALLTHQFPELMGVFAKAFLSTLFAPLNFIMEKVESILPSSLWHQLTRI; this is encoded by the exons TGAGCATGTTCCTCAACACTCTGACCCCTAAGTTCTACGTGGCGCTGACGGGCACCTCATCCCTCATCTCTGGACTCATACTG ATCTTCGAGTGGTGGTACTTCAGGAAGTATGGGACGTCGTTCATCGAGCAGGTGTCTGTCAGTCATCTGCGTCCTCTGTTAGGTGGAGTAGATAACAGCTCGCCCAACAGCTCCAGCAGCAGTAACGGAGACACCGACTCCAGCCGACAGAGTGTGTCAG agtgtAAGGTTTGGCGAAATCCTCTCAATCTGTTCAGAGGAGCTGAATATAACCG GTACACGTGGGTGACGGGAAGAGAGCCGCTCACATACTACGACATGAATCTGTCGGCACAAGATCATCAGACCTTCTTCACCTGTGATTCTGATCACCTGCGGCCTGCAGACGCCA taatGCAGAAGGCCTGGAGAGAGAGGAATCCTCAGGCTCGGATCACAGCCGCTCATGAAGCTCTGGAGCTGGAGGA ttGTGCGACGGCGTATATTCTCCTCGCTGAGGAAGAGGCCACGACGATCGTGGAGGCAGAGAAACTCTTCAAACAAGCGCTGAAGATCGGAGAGAGCTGCTACCGGcgcagccaacaactacagcatcACGGAGCACAGTATGAAGCCCAGCACA gaAGAGACACAAACGTGTTAGTCTACATCAAGAGAAGACTGGCCATGTGCTCCAGAAAGCTCGGCCGCACACGAGAAGCTGTCAAGATGATGCGAGAC TTAATGAAGGAGTTTCCTCTGCTCAGCATGTTCAACATCCACGAGAACCTGCTGGAGTCTCTTCTGGAGCTGCAGAACTACGCAGACGTCCAGGCCGTGCTGGCCAAGTACGACG ACATCAGTTTGCCCAAGTCTGCGACCATCTGCTACACAGCAGCGCTGCTGAAGGCCAGAGCCGTGTCTGACAA GTTCTCTCCAGAAGCGGCGTCTCGCAGAGGTTTGAGCACAGCAGAAATGAACGCAGTAGAAGCCATACACAGAGCAGTGGAGTTCAACCCACACGTACCGAAA TACCTCTTAGAGATGAAGAGCTTGATTCTGCCTCCGGAGCACATCCTGAAGCGTGGAGACAGCGAGGCCATCGCCTACACCTTCTTCCACCTGCAGCACTGGAAGCGTGTGGAGGGAGCGCTCAACCTGCTGCACTGCACCTGGGAGGGAA ATTGCACAGCTTTCAGGATGATCCCGTATCCTCTGGAGAAAGGCCACCTCTTCTATCCGTATCCAGTCTGTACAGAGACCGCGGACAGAGAACTGCTACCAA tgTTCCACGAGGTGTCAGTGTATCCCAAGAAGGAGCTGCCGTTCTTCATCCTGTTCACGGCGGGTCTCTGCTCGTTCACAGCGATGCTGGCGCTCCTCACGCATCAGTTCCCGGAGCTCATGGGAGTGTTCGCTAAAGCC TTCCTGAGCACCCTGTTCGCTCCGCTGAACTTCATCATGGAGAAGGTGGAGAGTATTCTTCCCTCGAGTCTGTGGCACCAGCTCACGCGGATCTGA